The Thiomicrorhabdus lithotrophica DNA segment TAGGTGATGAGTAGTAAACGCATTTAAAGTCCTTAAAAAGTGGATTCATTGCATGATACAAGTGAATTGTAAGTTTGTTAACATGGGTTGTTGAATTAATATTTTGAACATATTGTATTGAATTTCTTTTCAAATAAAGAGTTTTTTAGGTAAATATTATGTATAAAGTTGTTTTTTTTGTACCAGAAAGTCATTTAGAAAATGTTAAAACGGCCATGTTTTCAGTTGGTGCAGGTTTGATTGGAAATTATGATTGTTGCGCTTGGCAGATAAAAGGGGAAGGGCAGTTTAGAGCTTTAGAGGGAAGTCAGGCTTTTATAGGAAAGCTCAACCAGTTAGAAAAAGTTGAGGAATTTCGGGTTGAATTAGTTTGTCCTGAGATGCATATAAAAGCCGCAATTCAGGCCCTAATAGAAGCCCATCCTTATGAGACGCCAGCTTTTGAAGTACTAAAAATGATTGATGTCTTTTCTAGTTAAAATAAATAGAAAGTTATTAAGTCGATTGGTTTAAGAATTTCAAAGTATGAAAGAACACCTAAGCTATCCAAAATATCTTAATACTTTTTATATTAGAAGATGTTGATATGAATCGCTGGTTAGATTAATATGGGCGCGTTGTTTCATTACAACACTCCTCAAAAAGAGCTAAGATTGTTCCCCTATATTATGGAACCCCCCAGTTAAGATTGCTTAACTGGGTTTTTTTTGCCTATAGATTAATAACTTTTAGTAAGTTGCCAGGCCTGGTTATTCACCTTTATCAAATTGAATTAATTCAATAGTGAATAGTAGTGTTTTGTTTGGTCCAATGCTTTCACCAGCACCTTTTTCACCATAGGCTAATTCAGCAGGAATAACTGTTTCCCATTTATCGCCAGGCTTCATGTTTTTAAGGACTTCTCCCCAACCCTTAATGACGTTACCCATTTGGAACTTCAGTGGTGTACCACGCTGGTAAGAGCTATCAAATACGGTTCCATCAATAAATGAACCTTGGTAGTGAGCGAATATAGTATCTTCGTCTGTAGGAGAGTTTCCTTTGCCTTCCTTGATTACTTTGTACTGAATACCGTTATCAAGTGTTTTAACGCCTGGTTTTTTAGCATTTTCAGCTAAAAACGCTTTGCCTTCTTTAGCGTTTGCTTCACCTTGTGTTTTACGCTCAGCAAGTTGTTTTTGCATCATACTTTTTTTAACTTCAGTGATGGCTTTCATCATTTCTTCTTCAGTTAAGCGTGACTCGCGTTTGTTGATAGCGTCTTCTAGACCAAGGGTAAAGGCTTTAATGTCGATATTTAAACCTTGTTGAGTGAAGTTTTTTGCTAGGTCGCTGCCTAAGGTGTAACTGGCTTTTTGTTCGGTGGTGGCTAAAGGATCAGCCGCAATTGCATTTTGAGATGCAAATAAGCCTAATGATAAAAAAAGAATCTTTTTCATTGGTATGCCTTCTATGTAATGTCTTGGAATGGGTTTGAATAAACTTAAAAAACACTTACCAGGCCTGGTAAGTGTTTAATCAATATTTAACGATTAGTTTGTTATAGGTTGTCTAAATACTTTTCAGCATCAAGTGCTGCCATACAACCCGCACCTGCAGAAGTGATAGCTTGCTTGTAGATTTGGTCCATAACATCACCTGCGGCAAAGATGCCAGGAATTGAGGTTTGTGTCGCATTACCTTGAAGTCCGCTTTGAACTTTAACGTAACCATTTACCATTTCAAGCTGGCCGTCAAAAATACCTGTATTGGGTGTGTGACCAATTGCAATGAACACACCTGCAACATCAATTTCTTTAGTCTTACCAGTTTCAGTGCTTTTTAAGCGCAAACCTGTTACACCCATGTTGTTACCAAGCACTTCATCTAAAGTAGAGTTGAATTCAATGTTGATGTTGCCGTTTTCAGCTTTTTCTTGGATGTGTTTAGCTAAAATTTTCTCAGAAGAGAAAGAGTCGCGACGGTGAACAATGGTGACTTCAGCAGCAATGTTAGAAAGATATAACGCTTCTTCAACCGCGGTGTTACCACCACCAATTACGGCTACTTTTTGATTACGATAGAAGAATCCATCACAAGTTGCACAAGCAGAAACACCTTTACCTTTAAAGGCTTCTTCAGATTCCATACCTAGATACTTAGCTGAAGCTCCGGTTGCGATAATTAATGCATCACAAGTGTACTCGCCAGAATCACCAATTAACTTAAACGGTTTCTCATTCAATTCAGCCGTATGAATATGATCAAATAAAATTTCAGTACCAAAACGCTCGGCATGCTGCTGCATACGTTGCATTAAATCAGGGCCTGTTAAACCTTCTGGATCTCCAGGCCAGTTATCAACTTCAGTGGTTGTTGTTAGCTGTCCACCTTGCTGCATACCAGTAATAATAACTGGCTCTAGATTCGCTCTAGCCGCATAAACAGCAGCCGAATAACCCGCAGGACCTGAACCTAAAATTAATAATTTGCAATGTTTTGTGGCCATAACAATT contains these protein-coding regions:
- a CDS encoding FKBP-type peptidyl-prolyl cis-trans isomerase, with translation MKKILFLSLGLFASQNAIAADPLATTEQKASYTLGSDLAKNFTQQGLNIDIKAFTLGLEDAINKRESRLTEEEMMKAITEVKKSMMQKQLAERKTQGEANAKEGKAFLAENAKKPGVKTLDNGIQYKVIKEGKGNSPTDEDTIFAHYQGSFIDGTVFDSSYQRGTPLKFQMGNVIKGWGEVLKNMKPGDKWETVIPAELAYGEKGAGESIGPNKTLLFTIELIQFDKGE
- a CDS encoding NGG1p interacting factor NIF3, coding for MYKVVFFVPESHLENVKTAMFSVGAGLIGNYDCCAWQIKGEGQFRALEGSQAFIGKLNQLEKVEEFRVELVCPEMHIKAAIQALIEAHPYETPAFEVLKMIDVFSS
- the trxB gene encoding thioredoxin-disulfide reductase — its product is MATKHCKLLILGSGPAGYSAAVYAARANLEPVIITGMQQGGQLTTTTEVDNWPGDPEGLTGPDLMQRMQQHAERFGTEILFDHIHTAELNEKPFKLIGDSGEYTCDALIIATGASAKYLGMESEEAFKGKGVSACATCDGFFYRNQKVAVIGGGNTAVEEALYLSNIAAEVTIVHRRDSFSSEKILAKHIQEKAENGNINIEFNSTLDEVLGNNMGVTGLRLKSTETGKTKEIDVAGVFIAIGHTPNTGIFDGQLEMVNGYVKVQSGLQGNATQTSIPGIFAAGDVMDQIYKQAITSAGAGCMAALDAEKYLDNL